Sequence from the Paeniglutamicibacter cryotolerans genome:
AGGACCATTCCCCCGGTGCTCCTGCTCGCCGTGCTGCTGGCCATCGTCACGTCATTGACCAAGGTCGCCACCGGAGTCTGGGCGGCCAAGCGGGTGGGCATCGGGCTTCCGGGCCAGCTGCGTGCAGGTGCCGCGCTGATAGCCCGGGGCGAGTTCTCCATCGTGATAGCCGGCCTGGCTGTCGCCTCGGGGGCCGTCAACGAGAAGCTTGCCGCCCTGGCGACCGCCTACGTGCTGCTATTGGCCGTCTTCGGCCCGATCGCCACCCGCTTCGTTGAACCACTGACCAGGCCGTGGGTGGCGCGGCAGCAGCGCAAACCTGCTCCACCGGTCATGCCCTAGCTGTCGGCGCCACGCCGGTAGGCCGCCGATTAGGCACCGGCCCCGGGGTGTGCGCTATGCTGGTGAACGCCCGGCCGCCAATGGCGGACGGGGCAGGCATTGCGGGTGTAGTTCATTGGTAGAATGCGACCTTCCCAAGGTTGAGAGGCGAGTTCGATTCTCGTCACCCGCTCCAACCGATCCGGTCCCCCACAGCGTGGGAGGCCGGATTCTTGTTTGCCTCCGGACACCCGCGTCGCCGGATTACATCGTCGGATCCGGCCGCGGCTAGTGTCGATTCGGCAACCATGGTTCGGTGAAACGATCGGAAGGCGAAAACGTGGGCGGAGTGCTGTCGGGATTCGCCGTGGTCTGGACAGTCATCGTCGTCGGCTACTTCGTGGGCCGCACCGGTGTACTGGGACCCGATGCCAGGCTCATTCTGAACAGGCTGACCTTCTTCGTCGCCAGCCCGGCGCTGCTCTTCACCACGCTGTCCACGTCGAACCCCACGGCAGTGCTGGGACCACAGCTCGGCGTGGCGACCATCTCGGCGTTCCTCACCGGAACCCTGTTCGTGCTGATCACCCGTTGGTGGCTGCGACGCGACCTGACCGAAACAGTCATCGGGGCGATGAGTGCCTCCACGGTGAATTCGGCCAACCTCGGCCTACCCATCGCCCTGTACGTTCTCGGGGACCTGTCCCATGCCGCCCCGATCATCCTCTTCCAGCTGGCCGTCTACTCACCCATCTGCCTGGCCATCCTCGACGCGAGCACTTCCCGGCACCGGACCACCCCGCTGACGATGCTCATACAGACGGCCCGGAACCCGATGATCGTCGGATCCCTGGCCGGCCTGCTCGTCGCCGTGTTCGGCTGGAAGCTTCCACCGCAGGTCGCCGATCCGGTCGAACTGATCGCCGGTGCCGCGATCCCGGCCATGCTGATCGCCTTCGGCATCTCGCTGGTTGGGTCCAAGCCGCTGGAACGGGCCGCCGGACGGCGGGCCGACACCCTGGTGGCGACCGGGCTCAAGCTCGTGGTGCACCCCGTGCTGGCCTGGCTGATTGCCGCGTTCGTCTTCCGCCTGACCGGGCTCGACCTGTTCATCGCCGTGATCATGGCGGCACTGCCCACCGCCCAGAACATCTTCGTCACGGCCTCACGTTACGATCGCGGCGTCACGCTGGCCAAGGACACCGTCCTGCTGACCACCGTTATTGCGCTTCCGGCGATGCTGCTGGTGCCGCTGCTGCTCGGCTGAGGTCACACGACGGCGTCAAATAGTGACACGCATCGCTTCCGTGATAGGAATTATTCGTACCCATCCGGAGCGGCCGAGAGACCTGGATCGATGAAGCCGCAGCAACCTACCCCGCCGATGAGGCATCTGAAACGGTAACGGTGCTACTGCCAGGTTCGATGGAAAGAGGCAATTGCCCATGTCCTTTAACGACAGTCGTATCCGCACCACCCACGCCGGCTCGTTGCCGCGCACCGAAGCACTCCTGACGGCCAACGCGGCCAAGGAGCGCGACGGAATCACGCCCGAGTTCCATGAACTGCTCGAGGCCTCCGTCACCGGAATCGTCGCCAAGCAGCGGGAGCTGGGCATCGACATTCCCAACGACGGTGAATTCGGACACACCATGTCCTCCGCCGTCGACTTCGGCGCCTGGTGGAACTACTCCTTCGCCCGCCTAGGCGGCCTGGAGGAAACCACCGTCGACCGCTGGGCCGATGCCCAGGTCAACCGCTCCACCCCCGGCAACGTCGTACTGACGTCCTTCCCGGACCGGCGCGACCGCCAGGCGTTCGCCGAGGCCTACGCGGATCCGACATCGGGCATCCTGGCACACCGCAAGGCCACCACGCAGCCGAAGGTCGTCGCACCGCTGACCTACACCGGGCACGACCTGGTGGCATCGGACATCAGGAACCTGAAGACCGCCATGGCGGCAACCGGCACCGAAGAGGGCTTCCTCGCGGCACTGTCCCCCGCCTCCTGCGCGCGCCTGGCCAACGACTTCTACACCAGCGACGAGGAGTACCTCTTCGCCGCGGCGGATGCCATGCGTGAGGAATACAAGGCGATCATTGATGCCGGGCTGACCCTGCAGATCGACGACCCGTCACTGGCCGAATCCTGGGACCAGGTCAACCCGGAGCCGAGCCTCGAGGACTACCTGAAGTTCCTCGAGCTGCGCGTCGAGGCGACCAACTACGCGCTGCGCGGGCTGCCGGCAGAGCGGATCCGCCTGCACGTGTGCTGGGGTTCCTGGCACGGGCCGCACACCACCGACATCCCGTTTGCCGACATCCTCGATCCGGTGCTGCGCATCAACGCCGGCCAGTACTCGTTCGAGGCCGGCAACGTGCGCCACGAGCACGAATGGCGCCTCTGGGAGGACCATGTACTGCCCGAGGGCAAGATCCTGGTCCCCGGCGTCGTCTCGCATGCCACGAACGTGGTCGAGCACCCGGAGCTGGTCGCCGACCGCATCGAGCGCTTCGCCAACCTGGTCGGCCGCGAGAACGTGATTGCCTCCACCGACTGCGGACTCGGCGGCCGCGTCCACCCGCAGATCGCCATGGCCAAGCTCGAGGCACTGGGCGCCGGCGCCGCACTGGCCACCAAGCGCCTCTGGAAGGGCACCGAGATCATCGTCTGATCTCGGTTTCAGCAGCACCCGCCGAGGCCGCCGCACGCATCTGTGTGCGGCGGCCTCGGCGTCGTCCGGTCGTGGCATTTCGTAGCACTTCGGAACATAGCTCTTATCCTGCACCAGCGGGGGTGTTAGCGTCGTGTCCAACCCGTTTGACCAACGAAAGGCCCCCCTCCCCATGAAACGCCGTCTCCTCACCTTCGCCGCAGCGGCCGCCCTGGTAGCGCTCACAGCCACCGGCTGCGGCTCATCGAAGCCCGCCACGCCCGGGGCTTCGGGCGAGGCCGCCGGCCTGACCCTGCAGCAGGTCAAGGACGCCGGCGTGCTGACTATCGGCACCGAGGGCACCTACAAGCCCTTCTCGTTCCACGAGGGTGGAACCGGCCCGCTGACCGGTTACGACGTCGAAGTCGCCACGGCCGTGGCGGACAAGCTGGGCGTGAAGCCGGAGTTCAAGGAAACGCAGTGGGATGCGATCTTCGCCGGACTGGACGCGGGACGCTTCGACATGATCGCGAACCAGGTGACCATGACGCCTGAGCGCGAGGCCAAGTACCTGTTCTCCACCCCGTATACGATCAGCACCGGTGTCATCGTGACCAAGGCTTCCAACACCGACATCACCTCCTTCGCCGACCTCAAGGGCAAGACCACGGCGCAGTCGCTGACCAGCAACTGGAATCAGCTGGCCAAGGATAGCGGCGCCAAGGTCGAGGCGGTCGAGGGCTGGGCCCAGGCCATCACGCTGTTGAAGCAGGGCCGGGTCGATGCGACGATCAACGACAAGCTGACCTACCTGGACTCGCAGAAGACCAAGAACGACCCGGACATCAAGATCGCCGCCGAGACCACCGAGACATCCAAGAGCGCACTGACCTTCAGCAAGGGCAGCGACGACCTGGTCAAGGCCGTGGACCAGGCCCTGGCGGACCTGACCGCCGACGGGACGCTGAAGACCATCTCCGAGAAGTACTTCGGCGAGGATGTCAGCAAGTAGCCACCGGCTCGAAACCGGCAACCACAACGTAAGGGGCGGGAATGGACTGGACGCTGTTCTGGAGCTCGCTGGGTCCGTTGGTGTTGGGCGGGCTCAAGGGCACCATCCCGCTGTCGCTGGCCAGCTTCGCCATCGGCCTGGTGATCGCCCTGCTGATGGCGTTGATGCGGCTCAGCGCCAACAAGCTGGTTTCCTTCATCGCCCGGGCATACATCTCGGTGATCCGTGGAACCCCGCTGCTGGTGCAGCTCTTCGTCATCTTCTTCGGACTGCCCTCCATCGGGGTGACGCTTAGCCCATGGCCCAGCGCCATTATCGCCTTTTCGCTGAACGTGGGCGGTTACGCCGCCGAGGTCATCCGCGCCGCAATCCTCTCGGTGCCCCGGGGCCAGTGGGAAGCCGGATACACCATCGGAATGTCCAGCACCCGGACCCTGATCCGGGTCATCCTGCCCCAGGCGGCCCGGGTCTCGGTGCCTCCGCTCTCCAACACGTTCATCTCCCTGGTCAAGGACACTTCGCTGGCATCGTTGATCCTGTTCTCCGAAATGTTCCGCAAGGCGCAGGAAATCGCGGCGTTCAGCCAGGAGTTCATGCTGGTGTACCTGGAGGCAGCACTGATCTACTGGGTGTTCTGCCTGGTGCTTTCCACCGGCCAGTCGAAACTGGAAGAAAGGCTGGACCGCCATGTCGCCCGCTGAGAGCTCCGGCGCCCCGGCCCTGCTGCGGGTTGCCGGACTGAAGAAGGCCTTCGGATCCAACGAGGTGCTCAAGTCCATCGACCTGGAGGTGAGGCCCGGCGAGGTGCTCGCACTCATCGGCCCCTCGGGGTCGGGAAAAACCACTGTGCTGCGCTGCCTGAACGGGCTCGAACGCCCCGATGCCGGCACGGTGGCCTTCGCCGACGGCCCGGCCGTCGGCTTCACCCCGGGGACCACGAAGAAGGAATACGAGGCGCTGCGCACCCGCAGTGCCATGGTTTTCCAGAACTACAACCTCTTCCCGCACATGAGCGTGCTGCAGAACATCATCGAGGGCCCAATCCAGGTCCAGAAGCGCAAGAAGGCCGAGGTCATCGCCGAAGCCGAGGCGCTGCTCGAACGGGTAGGCCTGGCCGAGAAGCGCGATGAGCATCCATACCAGCTCTCGGGCGGCCAGCAACAGCGGGTGGGAATCGTGCGCGCACTGGCGCTGAAGCCCTCGCTACTGCTCTTCGACGAACCGACCTCCGCACTGGATCCGGAGCTGGTCGGTGACGTGCTCAAGGTCATTAAGGAACTGGCGCAGGAGGGCTGGACGATGGTCATGGTCACCCACGAGCTCGCGTTCGCCCGCGAGGTCGCCCACGAGGTCGTATTCATGGACGGCGGCGTCGTGGTGGAACGCGGACATCCGGACACCGTGCTGCGTGCCCCGCAGCAAGAGCGCACCCGCCAGTTTGTGCACCGGCTGCTGAACCCGTTCTAACGGGCGGTTCAGCTGCCGGTGCGTTCCCGCCCCCTATTCGTAGCGCAGGGCGTCAATCGGGTTCTGCCGAGCAGCGCGGCGCGCAGGCAGCGTTCCGGCCAGGAAGGCTATCAGCATGACCACGCCGATGATGGTTGCCACCGAGGCCGGTGCGAACTGCATGACCTGCAGCCCCGGCAATCCGGACAGGACGGTGTCCGCCAGGATGTTGCTGATCAACGAGCCGAGGCCGATCGCCGCCACGGCGCCGATGGCGCTGCCCAGGAAACCGATGAAGATCGCTTCGAGGCTGAAGAGCGTGTAGACCCTGCCTCCGCCCATGCCCATGGCCTTCATCAGGCCGATTTCCCGGGTCCGCTCCTGAACGCTCATCAGCAGCGTATTGATGATGCCGAATCCGGCAGCGATCAGGGCGATCACCGCGAAGGCGTTCAGGACGCCGACGATCCCGTTGATCACGCTTTGGAAGGCACCCAATTGATCCTGGACCGTCTGGGCAGTGTACCCCTGGGCGGCCAATGCGTCCTTCAGGCCCTGGGTATGGTCGCTGCCCAGGTTCGGGTCGAAGTGGGCCGTGGCCATGACATAGCCCTGGACCAGGCTGGCCGGCCTTCCGGTGTTCTGGATGGCGACAAGCTCATTGATCAGGTGCTGGTTGATGCCGGCGGTAGTGCCAAGCAGCGTCTCGTTTTGCACGCCGACCACCGTTGCGTTCACTGTGCTCTGTTTGCCGGCGTAGTCGGTGATGCCGATTCGCACCGTTTTGCCCACTGCTTCCTCGGCCGTTCCCAGGCCCATCGAATCGAGGTAGGAGGTGGGCAGCAGGATCTGCGATTCCGTTCCCGACTCGTCCAGCTGGGAGCCGGAGGCCAGGTCGGCCCGGGTAATGCCCGCGACGGGATTCAGGGAAAGCTGGAATTTTCCGTGGTTCCCGTATTGGATGTAGTCGGGCGAGACAAGGACCACCGGTTCGACGGATTCGATGCCGCTCGTACCGGCAATGACCTTCAGGTCCTTCGCGCTCAGGACGGAGGTGGGCCTGCCCGGGACCTGCGCCCCGCTGGCCTTGGCCTGCTCGGGATCGTACTTGGCCGGACCGGAGTCGGGGTTCGCCGTGGTTTCGGAGGTCTTGGTGATACTCAGGACGTCGGTGGCACCGATCGAAGCGACCTGGGTATCGATGTAGTTGGAAATGCCGGTGCCGATGGCGCTGGTGATGGTCAGGGTGAAGGCACCGATGAAGATGGCCACGACGGTGAGGCCGGTGCGCAATTTGCTGCGGAAGGTATTCGAGATGGCAGAGGCGAGGGTATCGATGAATTTCATGGTTAGGCCGTCATCTCTTCAGCAGTGATTTCGAGTCCGTCGCGGACGTAGAACTGCCTGCCGCATCGCGCGGCCAGGTCCCGGTCGTGGGTGACGATGATCAGGGTGATGCCGCGTTCCTTGTTCAGGGAAAAGAGGATGTCTTCGACCACGGTGCCGGTGGCCGTGTCCAGGTTGCCGGTGGGCTCGTCGGCGAAGATCACCTTGGGTGTGTTCACCAGGGCCCGGGCAATGACGGCCCGCTGCTTCTGGCCGCCCGAAAGATCGGTCGCCTTGTTCTTGGCCTTG
This genomic interval carries:
- a CDS encoding amino acid ABC transporter ATP-binding protein is translated as MSPAESSGAPALLRVAGLKKAFGSNEVLKSIDLEVRPGEVLALIGPSGSGKTTVLRCLNGLERPDAGTVAFADGPAVGFTPGTTKKEYEALRTRSAMVFQNYNLFPHMSVLQNIIEGPIQVQKRKKAEVIAEAEALLERVGLAEKRDEHPYQLSGGQQQRVGIVRALALKPSLLLFDEPTSALDPELVGDVLKVIKELAQEGWTMVMVTHELAFAREVAHEVVFMDGGVVVERGHPDTVLRAPQQERTRQFVHRLLNPF
- a CDS encoding AEC family transporter, with the translated sequence MGGVLSGFAVVWTVIVVGYFVGRTGVLGPDARLILNRLTFFVASPALLFTTLSTSNPTAVLGPQLGVATISAFLTGTLFVLITRWWLRRDLTETVIGAMSASTVNSANLGLPIALYVLGDLSHAAPIILFQLAVYSPICLAILDASTSRHRTTPLTMLIQTARNPMIVGSLAGLLVAVFGWKLPPQVADPVELIAGAAIPAMLIAFGISLVGSKPLERAAGRRADTLVATGLKLVVHPVLAWLIAAFVFRLTGLDLFIAVIMAALPTAQNIFVTASRYDRGVTLAKDTVLLTTVIALPAMLLVPLLLG
- a CDS encoding ABC transporter permease, which codes for MKFIDTLASAISNTFRSKLRTGLTVVAIFIGAFTLTITSAIGTGISNYIDTQVASIGATDVLSITKTSETTANPDSGPAKYDPEQAKASGAQVPGRPTSVLSAKDLKVIAGTSGIESVEPVVLVSPDYIQYGNHGKFQLSLNPVAGITRADLASGSQLDESGTESQILLPTSYLDSMGLGTAEEAVGKTVRIGITDYAGKQSTVNATVVGVQNETLLGTTAGINQHLINELVAIQNTGRPASLVQGYVMATAHFDPNLGSDHTQGLKDALAAQGYTAQTVQDQLGAFQSVINGIVGVLNAFAVIALIAAGFGIINTLLMSVQERTREIGLMKAMGMGGGRVYTLFSLEAIFIGFLGSAIGAVAAIGLGSLISNILADTVLSGLPGLQVMQFAPASVATIIGVVMLIAFLAGTLPARRAARQNPIDALRYE
- a CDS encoding amino acid ABC transporter permease, producing MDWTLFWSSLGPLVLGGLKGTIPLSLASFAIGLVIALLMALMRLSANKLVSFIARAYISVIRGTPLLVQLFVIFFGLPSIGVTLSPWPSAIIAFSLNVGGYAAEVIRAAILSVPRGQWEAGYTIGMSSTRTLIRVILPQAARVSVPPLSNTFISLVKDTSLASLILFSEMFRKAQEIAAFSQEFMLVYLEAALIYWVFCLVLSTGQSKLEERLDRHVAR
- a CDS encoding amino acid ABC transporter substrate-binding protein, whose translation is MKRRLLTFAAAAALVALTATGCGSSKPATPGASGEAAGLTLQQVKDAGVLTIGTEGTYKPFSFHEGGTGPLTGYDVEVATAVADKLGVKPEFKETQWDAIFAGLDAGRFDMIANQVTMTPEREAKYLFSTPYTISTGVIVTKASNTDITSFADLKGKTTAQSLTSNWNQLAKDSGAKVEAVEGWAQAITLLKQGRVDATINDKLTYLDSQKTKNDPDIKIAAETTETSKSALTFSKGSDDLVKAVDQALADLTADGTLKTISEKYFGEDVSK
- a CDS encoding cobalamin-independent methionine synthase II family protein — protein: MSFNDSRIRTTHAGSLPRTEALLTANAAKERDGITPEFHELLEASVTGIVAKQRELGIDIPNDGEFGHTMSSAVDFGAWWNYSFARLGGLEETTVDRWADAQVNRSTPGNVVLTSFPDRRDRQAFAEAYADPTSGILAHRKATTQPKVVAPLTYTGHDLVASDIRNLKTAMAATGTEEGFLAALSPASCARLANDFYTSDEEYLFAAADAMREEYKAIIDAGLTLQIDDPSLAESWDQVNPEPSLEDYLKFLELRVEATNYALRGLPAERIRLHVCWGSWHGPHTTDIPFADILDPVLRINAGQYSFEAGNVRHEHEWRLWEDHVLPEGKILVPGVVSHATNVVEHPELVADRIERFANLVGRENVIASTDCGLGGRVHPQIAMAKLEALGAGAALATKRLWKGTEIIV